One genomic region from Methanocaldococcus fervens AG86 encodes:
- a CDS encoding HIT family protein, with amino-acid sequence MCIFCKIINGEIPAKVVYEDEHVLAFLDINPRNKGHTLVVPKKHYERFDEMPDDELCNFIKGVKKTVEVLKKLGFDGYNIVNNNGRVAGQEVNHVHFHVIPRYEGDGEVVKFGEVKKADLDEVLMEIKE; translated from the coding sequence ATGTGCATTTTCTGTAAAATAATAAATGGAGAGATTCCAGCAAAGGTTGTCTATGAGGATGAGCATGTTTTAGCTTTCTTAGATATAAATCCAAGAAATAAAGGGCATACTTTGGTTGTTCCTAAAAAGCACTATGAAAGATTTGACGAAATGCCAGATGATGAGCTCTGCAACTTTATAAAAGGGGTTAAAAAGACAGTTGAGGTTTTAAAAAAGTTGGGTTTTGATGGTTACAACATAGTTAATAACAACGGTAGAGTTGCTGGGCAAGAAGTTAATCATGTTCATTTCCACGTCATTCCAAGATATGAGGGAGATGGAGAAGTTGTTAAGTTTGGAGAAGTTAAAAAAGCTGATTTAGATGAGGTTTTAATGGAAATTAAGGAATAA
- a CDS encoding helix-turn-helix transcriptional regulator, producing MKNRLRELRKEHGITQEELAKALGVTRQTIIAIEKGKYDPSLKLALKIVKFFGVKVEDVFELEE from the coding sequence TTGAAAAACAGGTTGAGAGAGTTGAGAAAAGAGCATGGAATAACTCAGGAAGAGCTTGCTAAAGCTTTGGGAGTGACAAGACAGACGATAATAGCCATAGAGAAGGGGAAATACGACCCTTCCTTAAAACTTGCTTTGAAGATAGTAAAGTTTTTTGGAGTAAAGGTGGAGGATGTTTTTGAGTTGGAGGAATAA
- a CDS encoding tRNA (N(6)-L-threonylcarbamoyladenosine(37)-C(2))-methylthiotransferase, whose amino-acid sequence MRVYVEGYGCVLNTADTEIIKNSLKEAGFKLVDNLEEADIVVINTCVVRLETENRMIYRINELKNLGKEVVVAGCLPKALKNKVKDFLHIYPRESYKAGEILRYYIEKHYRMPYIEEEINKTLYKKLDYLKPSLITPLPICEGCLGNCSYCIVKIARGKLISYPREKIVNKAKELINKGVKCLFITAQDTACYGFDIGDNLANLLNDLTQIEGEFIMRVGMMHAKNVEPILDELIEAYQNEKVGKFLHLPLQSGDDEILKKMNRGYTVDEFKEIVDEFRRKVRNLCFTTDIIVGFPGETEEQFQNTLEVLKELKPDYIHGAKYSQRKGTEAAKMKQVDTKIRKRRSEILDKLRRELSYLNNKKYVGKTMRVLVLDEGKGYTDNFKVVKFEGGEIGEFRKVKITDAKTFGLRGEIEK is encoded by the coding sequence ATGAGGGTTTATGTTGAAGGATACGGATGTGTTTTAAACACTGCTGATACTGAAATTATTAAGAACTCTTTAAAAGAGGCAGGATTTAAATTAGTTGATAATTTAGAGGAGGCGGATATTGTTGTAATAAACACATGCGTTGTGAGATTGGAAACTGAAAATAGAATGATTTACAGAATAAATGAGCTTAAAAATTTAGGGAAAGAGGTTGTTGTTGCTGGATGCCTACCAAAAGCTTTAAAAAATAAGGTTAAGGATTTTTTGCACATATATCCAAGGGAATCCTATAAAGCTGGAGAGATATTGAGGTATTATATCGAAAAACATTATAGAATGCCTTACATTGAAGAAGAGATTAATAAAACACTTTACAAAAAATTAGATTACCTAAAACCTTCTTTAATCACTCCATTACCAATATGTGAGGGATGCTTAGGAAATTGCAGTTATTGCATTGTTAAAATAGCAAGAGGTAAGTTAATATCCTACCCAAGGGAAAAAATTGTTAATAAAGCCAAAGAGTTAATAAATAAAGGAGTTAAATGCTTATTTATAACTGCCCAAGACACCGCATGTTATGGTTTTGATATTGGAGATAATTTGGCAAATTTATTGAACGATTTAACCCAAATAGAGGGAGAGTTTATAATGAGAGTTGGAATGATGCATGCAAAAAATGTTGAACCAATATTGGATGAGCTTATAGAAGCCTATCAAAACGAAAAAGTTGGAAAGTTTTTACATCTTCCTTTACAAAGCGGAGATGATGAGATTTTAAAGAAAATGAATAGAGGTTATACAGTAGATGAATTTAAAGAAATTGTTGATGAATTTAGGAGAAAAGTTAGAAATCTCTGCTTTACAACGGACATAATCGTTGGATTTCCAGGAGAAACTGAGGAGCAGTTTCAAAATACATTAGAGGTTTTAAAAGAGTTAAAACCAGATTACATTCATGGAGCTAAATATTCCCAAAGGAAAGGAACAGAAGCGGCAAAGATGAAGCAGGTTGATACAAAAATTAGGAAAAGAAGGAGTGAGATTTTAGATAAATTGAGGAGAGAGTTGAGCTATCTAAACAACAAAAAATATGTTGGAAAGACCATGAGGGTTTTAGTTTTAGATGAAGGAAAAGGTTATACTGACAACTTTAAAGTTGTTAAATTTGAAGGAGGGGAGATAGGAGAATTTAGAAAAGTAAAAATTACTGATGCCAAAACTTTTGGGTTGAGAGGAGAAATAGAGAAATAA
- a CDS encoding CBS domain-containing protein: MISKYLVRDVMKKGVVEVSLDTKLSDIIKTMAKYDISSVVVSDGETFWGIVTDTDVLKHYNELDKTAEEIMTTNPITVSPEAPLEKAVRIMAEKGIHHLYVKSPCEDKIVGVISSKDIVKLFSDLIK; the protein is encoded by the coding sequence ATGATATCCAAGTATTTAGTTAGAGATGTGATGAAAAAAGGCGTTGTTGAAGTATCTTTAGATACAAAGTTAAGCGACATAATTAAAACAATGGCAAAATATGATATATCTTCTGTAGTTGTTTCAGATGGGGAGACATTTTGGGGAATTGTAACGGATACAGACGTATTAAAACACTACAACGAGTTGGATAAAACAGCAGAGGAAATTATGACAACAAATCCAATAACTGTTAGCCCTGAAGCTCCATTGGAAAAAGCTGTTAGAATCATGGCTGAAAAGGGAATCCACCATTTATACGTTAAATCACCATGTGAAGATAAAATTGTTGGAGTTATAAGCTCAAAAGATATTGTAAAACTGTTTTCAGATTTGATTAAATAA
- the radA gene encoding DNA repair and recombination protein RadA produces MDDLTQLPGVGPSTAEKLKEAGYTDFMKIATATIGELTDIEGISEKAAAKIIEAARELCNLGFKSGSEVLSQRKNIWKLSTGSKNLDEILGGGLESQSVTEFAGMFGSGKTQIAHQACVNLQCPERIIADDAIKEEILNEPKAVYIDTEGTFRPERIVQMAEALGLDGQEVLNNIFVARAYNSDMQMLYAENVENLIREGHNIKLVIVDSLTSTFRTEYVGRGKLAERQQKLGRHMATLNKLADLYNCVVIVTNQVAARPDAIFGASEQAIGGHIVGHAATFRIFLRKAKGDKRVAKLYDSPHLPDAEAMFRITEKGIHD; encoded by the coding sequence ATGGATGACTTGACACAACTACCAGGAGTAGGTCCTTCAACTGCTGAAAAGTTAAAAGAAGCTGGTTACACTGATTTTATGAAAATTGCAACTGCAACAATTGGCGAATTGACTGATATAGAGGGAATTAGCGAGAAAGCTGCTGCTAAAATTATTGAGGCTGCGAGAGAGTTGTGTAATTTAGGATTTAAGAGTGGTAGTGAGGTATTATCTCAAAGAAAAAATATATGGAAGCTTTCAACAGGAAGTAAGAATTTAGATGAGATTTTAGGAGGAGGGTTAGAGAGCCAGTCAGTTACTGAATTTGCAGGAATGTTTGGTTCTGGAAAGACTCAGATAGCTCATCAAGCGTGTGTTAATTTACAATGTCCAGAGAGGATAATAGCTGATGATGCTATAAAAGAAGAGATTTTAAATGAGCCAAAAGCAGTTTATATTGATACAGAGGGGACATTTAGGCCGGAGAGAATCGTTCAAATGGCTGAAGCCTTAGGATTAGATGGCCAGGAAGTTTTAAATAATATCTTCGTTGCGAGAGCATATAACTCAGATATGCAAATGCTTTATGCTGAAAATGTTGAGAATTTGATAAGAGAGGGGCATAACATAAAGTTGGTCATAGTTGATTCACTAACATCAACATTTAGGACTGAATATGTTGGTAGAGGAAAATTGGCAGAGAGACAGCAAAAGTTAGGAAGGCACATGGCTACTCTCAACAAATTAGCTGATTTATATAATTGTGTTGTTATTGTAACTAACCAAGTTGCCGCAAGACCTGATGCCATATTTGGAGCTTCAGAACAGGCAATAGGTGGGCATATTGTTGGGCATGCCGCAACATTTAGAATATTTTTAAGAAAGGCAAAGGGAGATAAGAGGGTAGCTAAGCTTTACGACTCTCCACACTTGCCAGACGCTGAGGCAATGTTTAGAATAACCGAGAAGGGAATACATGATTAA
- the fsr gene encoding coenzyme F420-dependent sulfite reductase: protein MYEWKLNEIVDSGICARCGTCTIVCPNNILTFDEKPKLTDECLRKGNGMCYDVCPRVSSGKYQIKIREKFYEKYYYGKSDVEGQDGGVVIAFLKYLLENKKIDGAIVVGDECWKPVSLVVQNADDLLKSAKSKYAISTLDALRKAGEMGLERVAVVGLPCQINGLRKLQYFPYLAKHDGELGKDGKPTKLPKIEYLIGLFCTEKFKYENMKEVLSKHGIDIEKVEKFDIKDGKLLACINGEKKEIDLKEFEICPGCKICRDFDAEMADVSVGCVGSPEGYSTITIRTKKGEEIKNAIELKEGVDLEAIEKLRRMKLKRFKKEVERRKENNEYISFYWISDYGGIGKRADGTYFIRVRAKPAGWYKPDEIKEILDIAEQYNAKIKITDRAGIEIHGISGFDAEDVVLKLNEKGLITGSEGPLVRATLACPGAGNCSSGLIDTTELCKIIEDKFKERPAPYKFKIAISGCPNKCVRPQVHDVGIVGVKFPEVDREKCNGCGRCAEVCKVEAIDVRGETSYTNYNVCIGCGKCIKNCPNEARVVKEDGYLVYVGGKTGREVVEGIKMKLMSVDEIINFIDKVLVVYGKYAEKPQRERLAAVMRRVGYGKFLEEVKELMKKESS from the coding sequence ATGTATGAGTGGAAGTTGAATGAGATAGTTGATAGTGGAATATGTGCAAGGTGCGGGACATGTACTATAGTATGTCCTAACAATATATTAACCTTTGATGAAAAGCCAAAACTAACGGACGAGTGTTTAAGGAAAGGAAATGGAATGTGCTATGATGTCTGCCCAAGAGTATCTTCAGGAAAATATCAAATAAAGATTAGAGAAAAATTCTATGAAAAATACTACTATGGAAAAAGTGACGTTGAAGGACAAGATGGGGGAGTTGTTATAGCATTTTTAAAATATTTGTTAGAAAATAAAAAAATTGATGGGGCAATAGTTGTTGGAGATGAATGCTGGAAACCAGTTTCATTAGTAGTTCAAAATGCAGATGATTTATTAAAATCTGCAAAATCAAAATATGCCATCTCAACTTTAGACGCATTAAGAAAAGCTGGAGAAATGGGGTTGGAAAGAGTAGCTGTTGTTGGTTTGCCATGCCAAATTAACGGTTTAAGAAAACTGCAGTATTTCCCATACTTGGCAAAACATGATGGAGAACTTGGTAAGGATGGAAAACCTACAAAATTACCAAAAATTGAATACTTAATTGGTTTGTTCTGTACTGAAAAGTTCAAATATGAAAATATGAAGGAAGTTCTATCAAAACATGGCATAGATATAGAAAAGGTTGAAAAATTTGATATTAAGGATGGAAAACTTTTAGCTTGTATAAATGGGGAGAAAAAGGAAATTGATTTAAAAGAGTTTGAAATCTGTCCAGGATGTAAGATATGTAGAGATTTCGATGCAGAAATGGCTGATGTTTCAGTTGGATGTGTTGGAAGTCCAGAAGGATATTCAACAATAACAATAAGGACTAAAAAAGGAGAAGAAATTAAAAATGCTATTGAATTAAAAGAAGGCGTTGATTTAGAAGCTATTGAGAAATTGAGGAGGATGAAGTTAAAAAGATTTAAAAAGGAAGTTGAAAGAAGGAAAGAAAACAATGAATATATTTCATTCTACTGGATTTCAGATTATGGAGGAATTGGTAAAAGGGCTGATGGAACCTACTTCATAAGAGTTAGGGCAAAACCTGCTGGTTGGTACAAACCAGATGAAATAAAAGAGATTTTGGATATTGCAGAACAATATAACGCAAAAATAAAAATAACTGATAGGGCAGGTATTGAAATTCACGGCATTAGTGGATTTGACGCTGAAGATGTTGTTTTAAAGCTAAATGAAAAAGGATTAATTACAGGTTCAGAAGGACCTTTAGTTAGGGCAACATTAGCCTGTCCAGGAGCTGGAAATTGTAGCAGTGGGTTGATAGATACAACTGAACTATGTAAAATTATTGAAGATAAATTCAAAGAAAGACCTGCTCCATACAAATTTAAGATAGCAATCAGTGGATGTCCAAACAAGTGCGTTAGGCCGCAAGTTCATGATGTTGGGATAGTTGGAGTTAAATTCCCTGAAGTTGATAGGGAAAAATGTAACGGCTGTGGAAGATGTGCTGAAGTTTGTAAGGTTGAAGCTATTGACGTAAGGGGGGAAACATCTTACACAAACTATAACGTGTGTATTGGATGCGGTAAGTGTATTAAAAACTGTCCAAATGAGGCAAGAGTTGTTAAAGAAGATGGATATTTAGTTTATGTTGGAGGTAAAACAGGTAGAGAGGTTGTTGAAGGAATTAAAATGAAATTAATGAGCGTTGATGAAATTATAAACTTTATAGATAAAGTTTTAGTTGTTTATGGAAAATACGCTGAAAAACCACAAAGAGAGAGATTAGCTGCAGTTATGAGAAGAGTTGGTTATGGTAAATTCTTAGAAGAAGTTAAAGAGCTGATGAAAAAAGAATCTTCTTAA
- a CDS encoding helix-turn-helix domain-containing protein: MDKLIVARMQKFTVEDLMRCILGLQEIEIRIYFELLDMKEATVLELAERVERDRTTVQKALRSLMNCGLVEREKVTEKSGFKYIYRPVEFKNVKTKMEELLDEWYLSVKKWLRGI; encoded by the coding sequence ATGGATAAGCTTATAGTTGCAAGAATGCAGAAGTTTACAGTTGAAGATTTAATGAGATGTATTTTAGGGCTGCAAGAGATTGAGATTAGAATTTATTTTGAATTATTGGATATGAAAGAAGCTACTGTTCTTGAGCTTGCTGAGAGAGTTGAAAGGGATAGAACAACGGTTCAGAAAGCTTTAAGAAGTTTAATGAATTGTGGATTGGTTGAGAGGGAAAAGGTAACTGAAAAAAGTGGGTTTAAATATATTTACAGGCCTGTAGAATTTAAAAATGTAAAGACAAAAATGGAGGAGCTTTTGGATGAGTGGTATCTAAGTGTAAAAAAATGGTTAAGGGGTATTTAG
- a CDS encoding ABC transporter permease encodes MNVIITMAYRQVLRFLRAKSRVISTLLHPIIWIAFFGLGWSRALNFPQAKAIFGGVDYLTYLVPGVVAITIFTTSFMSGMSVIIDKDYGFLKEILVAPVSRSKAIFGRILGDSITSLLRGLIILIICMLITPINVSAIIPVLILGILLAWTFSSIGITFALRMSSLEGFGLVMNMLTLPLMFLSGAFYPIDVLPLWIRVFAYINPLTYAVDGMRHLLTGVSKFSIITDFVILGILCAIFLLIGMYSFEKSTIE; translated from the coding sequence ATGAACGTAATAATAACAATGGCATATAGACAGGTTTTAAGATTTTTAAGAGCAAAATCGAGAGTTATTAGCACTTTATTACACCCAATTATTTGGATTGCATTCTTTGGATTAGGTTGGAGTAGAGCTTTAAACTTCCCTCAAGCAAAGGCAATATTTGGAGGGGTTGATTATCTAACATATTTAGTTCCAGGAGTTGTAGCAATAACAATATTCACAACGAGTTTTATGAGCGGGATGTCTGTTATTATTGACAAAGATTATGGATTTTTAAAAGAAATATTAGTCGCTCCAGTTTCAAGGAGTAAAGCAATATTTGGAAGAATTTTAGGAGATTCAATAACATCCCTATTAAGGGGGCTTATTATACTAATAATCTGCATGCTAATTACCCCAATAAATGTTTCTGCAATTATTCCAGTATTAATACTTGGAATTTTATTAGCTTGGACATTCTCATCCATTGGCATAACTTTTGCATTAAGAATGTCAAGCTTAGAAGGATTTGGTTTAGTAATGAATATGCTCACCCTCCCATTGATGTTTTTGAGTGGGGCGTTTTATCCAATAGATGTTCTACCGTTATGGATAAGAGTCTTTGCCTATATAAATCCATTAACCTATGCAGTTGATGGGATGAGACATCTTTTAACAGGTGTTTCAAAATTTTCTATAATAACAGATTTTGTAATTTTAGGAATATTATGTGCAATTTTTTTGTTAATTGGAATGTATTCTTTTGAAAAATCAACAATTGAATAA
- a CDS encoding ATP-binding cassette domain-containing protein has translation MEYVIEVENLTKKFNDFYAVKGISFKVKKGEIFAFLGPNGAGKSTTINMITTLLKPTSGTIKVAGYDVVKNPNEVRKRIGIVFQDTTLDRELTAYENLYIHGKIYGYRGEELKKRIEEMLEFVELKEHAHRIVKYFSGGMVRRLEIARALIHKPEILFLDEPTVGLDPQTRAHIWDYIKEMKEEYNMTIFLTTHYMEEAESLADRIAIIDNGKIIAMGTVDELKSIIGDDIIYLRFNNDNHEKIKNMLSQFGECKIIDGIFEIKVKNAPETIPKIFEIALKNNLEILEVDYRKPTLNDVFIYLTGRSIRDEGGKFDMRRFIMKRRGFA, from the coding sequence ATGGAATACGTGATAGAGGTGGAAAATTTAACAAAAAAATTTAACGATTTTTATGCTGTAAAAGGCATTAGCTTTAAAGTTAAAAAAGGAGAGATTTTTGCATTTTTAGGTCCAAATGGGGCAGGAAAATCAACAACAATAAACATGATAACAACACTACTAAAACCTACATCTGGAACAATAAAGGTAGCGGGTTATGATGTAGTTAAGAACCCAAATGAAGTTAGAAAGAGAATTGGAATAGTTTTTCAAGATACCACATTGGATAGAGAGCTAACAGCCTATGAAAATCTCTACATTCACGGAAAAATTTACGGATATAGGGGAGAAGAGTTGAAAAAAAGGATAGAGGAAATGTTGGAGTTTGTTGAGCTAAAAGAACATGCACATAGAATTGTTAAATACTTCAGTGGAGGGATGGTTAGAAGGTTGGAAATTGCAAGGGCTTTAATTCATAAGCCGGAGATATTATTTTTAGATGAACCTACAGTTGGATTAGATCCTCAAACAAGGGCTCACATTTGGGATTACATTAAGGAGATGAAAGAAGAGTATAATATGACAATATTTTTAACCACCCATTATATGGAAGAAGCTGAAAGTTTAGCTGACAGAATTGCCATAATAGATAATGGAAAAATCATCGCCATGGGAACTGTTGATGAGCTGAAATCCATTATTGGAGATGATATAATTTATTTAAGGTTTAATAACGATAATCATGAAAAAATAAAAAATATGTTATCTCAATTTGGTGAATGTAAAATTATAGACGGAATTTTTGAAATTAAAGTGAAAAACGCTCCTGAAACAATTCCAAAAATCTTTGAAATTGCCTTAAAGAATAATTTAGAAATTTTGGAGGTTGATTACAGAAAACCAACATTAAACGATGTATTTATCTATTTAACTGGAAGATCCATTAGGGATGAAGGAGGAAAATTTGACATGAGAAGGTTTATTATGAAAAGGAGGGGCTTTGCATGA
- a CDS encoding PadR family transcriptional regulator encodes MKHERIRGSLKYLILYLLEKEELHGYAIMQKLNEMFVYYKPSSGVIYPTLQSLRRSGYIEAVKKEDKKLYKITEKGKKYLKENEEKLENIFSHIEAVRGFYELGGKELKDAARLIVKNFHNLNDRQKKEIEKTLKETARKINLIIFGGD; translated from the coding sequence GTGAAACATGAGCGTATAAGAGGCTCTTTAAAATACCTCATTTTATATTTATTGGAGAAAGAGGAGTTGCACGGCTATGCTATAATGCAAAAATTAAATGAAATGTTTGTTTATTATAAACCGAGCTCTGGAGTTATTTATCCTACTCTGCAGAGTTTAAGGAGAAGTGGATATATTGAAGCTGTAAAAAAAGAAGATAAAAAACTCTACAAAATAACTGAAAAAGGAAAGAAATATTTAAAAGAAAATGAAGAAAAATTGGAAAATATTTTTTCACATATTGAGGCAGTCAGGGGCTTTTATGAATTAGGAGGGAAAGAATTAAAAGATGCTGCAAGATTGATTGTAAAAAACTTCCATAATTTAAATGATAGGCAGAAAAAAGAGATTGAAAAAACCTTAAAAGAAACTGCAAGGAAGATAAATCTAATAATTTTTGGGGGAGATTAG
- a CDS encoding nucleoside recognition domain-containing protein, translated as MELLIESIKISAYYTIKISIIVLITMFIVNYIMNTGIMKKVSDFLSPILRKSKLNPLSISSILACFFSPTVGYSILAEGLKENKINEKEIIGTSLANSFPSVLSHTFTFFIPVVVPILGWTGVLYVLIRLGVALVKTIIGFLYLSIVSKNSSFELPEINKLDRKENVKKSFKSIISFAKRLIPTMFIMMTLVIYLSKVGFFDYVEKFVEPITNLLNLNPNVGILALTEIMNVQAAIVMAGGFLNEHILNSKEILIGLIIGNVLTFSTRYVKHSLPFHVSLFGAKLGTKIVMINAAITLILDIFIIIGLLLI; from the coding sequence ATGGAATTGTTGATAGAGAGTATTAAAATCTCAGCATATTATACGATAAAAATATCGATTATCGTTTTAATTACAATGTTTATTGTGAATTATATTATGAACACTGGCATTATGAAAAAAGTTAGTGATTTTTTATCCCCAATTTTAAGAAAATCAAAGCTAAACCCCCTATCAATTTCATCAATCTTAGCATGTTTTTTTAGTCCAACTGTTGGATATTCAATATTGGCAGAAGGTCTAAAGGAAAATAAAATAAATGAAAAAGAGATTATAGGTACATCCTTAGCAAATTCGTTTCCTTCTGTTTTATCTCACACATTCACATTCTTTATTCCGGTTGTTGTTCCTATTTTGGGTTGGACTGGAGTTTTATATGTTTTAATAAGGTTAGGAGTTGCCTTAGTAAAAACAATAATTGGATTTTTATACTTATCTATAGTATCAAAAAACTCTTCATTCGAGCTTCCAGAGATAAATAAACTGGATAGAAAGGAAAATGTAAAGAAATCTTTTAAAAGCATTATTTCATTTGCCAAAAGGTTGATACCAACAATGTTTATCATGATGACGTTGGTTATCTATTTATCCAAAGTTGGATTTTTTGATTATGTTGAGAAATTTGTTGAACCAATAACAAACTTATTAAATCTAAATCCTAACGTTGGAATTTTGGCATTAACAGAAATTATGAATGTTCAGGCAGCTATTGTAATGGCTGGCGGGTTTTTAAATGAACATATATTAAATTCAAAAGAGATTTTAATTGGATTAATTATTGGAAATGTTTTAACATTCTCTACGAGGTATGTTAAGCATTCTCTACCATTCCATGTTTCACTCTTTGGAGCAAAGTTGGGAACGAAAATAGTTATGATTAATGCAGCTATTACTTTGATATTGGACATCTTTATAATAATTGGGCTGTTATTGATTTAA
- the nifH gene encoding nitrogenase iron protein, whose translation MRKFCVYGKGGIGKSTTVSNIAAALAEEGKKVLVVGCDPKADTTRNLVGRKIPTVLDVFRKKGADNMELGDIVFEGFGGVYCVESGGPEPGVGCAGRGVITAVDMLNRLGAFEALNPDVVIYDILGDVVCGGFAMPLQKHLADDVYIVTTCDPMAIYAANNICKGIKRYASRGKIGLGGIIYNGRSVINAPEIVEVFAKKIGTQVIGRIPMSNLITKAEIYRKTVIEYAPDSEIADRFRELAIAIYKNENRVIPNPLLEDELDKITEKIDDLLKESVKE comes from the coding sequence ATGAGAAAATTCTGTGTCTATGGGAAAGGAGGGATTGGAAAATCAACAACTGTAAGTAATATAGCAGCAGCTTTAGCAGAAGAAGGAAAAAAGGTTTTAGTTGTTGGCTGTGATCCAAAGGCAGATACAACAAGGAATTTAGTTGGAAGAAAGATTCCAACGGTTTTAGATGTTTTTAGGAAAAAAGGAGCAGACAATATGGAGTTAGGGGATATAGTTTTTGAAGGTTTTGGAGGAGTTTATTGTGTTGAAAGTGGAGGACCTGAGCCAGGAGTAGGATGTGCTGGGAGGGGAGTTATTACAGCGGTTGATATGTTAAATAGGTTGGGAGCTTTTGAAGCATTAAATCCAGATGTCGTTATTTATGATATATTGGGAGATGTGGTTTGTGGAGGATTTGCAATGCCTTTACAGAAGCACTTGGCTGATGATGTTTATATCGTAACAACCTGCGATCCAATGGCAATTTACGCAGCAAACAATATATGCAAAGGAATAAAGAGGTATGCAAGTAGAGGAAAAATTGGGTTGGGAGGGATTATTTACAATGGAAGGAGTGTTATAAACGCTCCAGAAATTGTTGAGGTCTTTGCTAAAAAAATAGGAACTCAAGTTATTGGAAGGATTCCAATGAGTAATCTTATAACAAAGGCAGAGATTTATAGAAAGACAGTTATTGAATATGCTCCAGATAGTGAAATAGCAGATAGATTTAGAGAATTGGCAATTGCAATCTATAAAAATGAAAATAGGGTTATTCCAAATCCGTTATTAGAGGATGAGTTGGATAAGATTACTGAAAAAATTGACGACCTTTTAAAAGAAAGTGTTAAAGAATAA